From one Musa acuminata AAA Group cultivar baxijiao chromosome BXJ2-6, Cavendish_Baxijiao_AAA, whole genome shotgun sequence genomic stretch:
- the LOC135614441 gene encoding uncharacterized protein LOC135614441, producing the protein MATPSPAPPVSAAAAAATTSGASDPSSATHLLSRPFASPPLLPAPPFSSQPLSKPLGHPPPPPPPQGFLYHQRGFATTPAAGPAPAASDQSVAVANPAVYTRNATPAAAMAFAPATQSGPFACGPVDRPVRNVRPRLPPSTSQPVTPIVVPRPVVTAAGASRSAPVATQLKAAILSSVSSTPEHNNCKERDETREDDVVVIHDRKVRVLDGCSPSLYSLCRSWMRNGQPHEIKLNFANTEKPIPIPLPLSMFDAQVMKQHEDVTETEDVNNEEPVGCVEELSAHDLLEIHINHAKRVRARLQKERLRRLERCKQRLAFLLLPPMEFERNETDN; encoded by the exons ATGGCGACTCCCTCCCCAGCACCGCCCGTCTCTGCCGCTGCGGCTGCCGCAACTACCTCGGGCGCCTCGGATCCTTCGTCCGCCACGCACCTCCTCTCCCGACCCTTCGCATCCCCTCCTCTCCTTCCCGCTCCGCCCTTCTCCTCCCAGCCGCTCAGCAAACCCCTTGGCCACCCtccgcctccaccgccgcctcAGGGATTCCTCTACCATCAACGGGGCTTCGCCACGACGCCTGCTGCCGGGCCGGCCCCGGCGGCCTCGGATCAGTCCGTCGCGGTGGCCAACCCTGCCGTGTACACCAGGAACGCAACCCCCGCAGCCGCGATGGCCTTCGCCCCCGCTACCCAGTCCGGGCCCTTTGCTTGTGGCCCAGTCGATCGTCCGGTCCGCAACGTGAGGCCGCGTTTGCCACCCTCGACTTCACAGCCCGTGACGCCGATCGTGGTCCCGAGGCCCGTGGTCACTGCCGCAGGTGCTTCTAGGAGCGCTCCAGTGGCCACGCAACTAAAG GCTGCAATACTCTCTTCAGTGTCTTCAACACCAGAGCACAATAACTGCAAGGAGAG GGACGAGACTAGGGAAGATGATGTTGTGGTCATTCACGATCGAAAA GTCAGAGTACTGGATGGTTGCTCGCCCTCCCTTTATTCCCTTTGTCGTTCTTGGATGCGGAATGGCCAACCTCATGAAATTAAG TTAAACTTCGCCAACACTGAGAAGCCCATTCCAATACCTTTGCCTTTATCCATGTTTGATGCTCAAGTGATGAAGCAGCATGAAGATGTTACTGAAACTGAAGATGTCAACAATGAAGAG CCTGTAGGTTGTGTTGAGGAGTTATCTGCACATGATTTGTTAGAAATACATATAAATCATGCTAAGAGAGTTCGAGCAAG GTTGCAAAAAGAACGCCTTCGGAGGCTGGAACGTTGCAAACAAAGATTGGCCTTTCTCCTTCTGCCACCCATGGAGTTTGAAAGAAATGAAACTGACAACTAG
- the LOC103988256 gene encoding protein NRT1/ PTR FAMILY 8.3-like, whose product MEPAEGEQTSSLEEDLLLPENVNNGPYTGDGSVDMQGNPIPKDGTGNWKACPFILANECCERLAYYGISTNLVTYLKKKFHEANVSAARKVTTWQGTCYMTPLIGAILADAYWGRYRTIAVFSTIYFIGLATLTLSATVPAFKPPPCVGSVCPKASAVQYAILFIGLYSIALGTGGIKPCVSSFGADQFDDTDEDERRRKQSFFDWFYLSISIGALISSSFLVWVQDTCGWGWGFGIPTVFLGLAICSFTLGTSLYRFQKPGGNPLSRMCQVIVASFRKRKVDVPDDSSLLHEVRGDAPAIEGNRQLKHTDDLKFLDKAATTTDLDGENGNSINPWRLCTVTQVEELKILTRMFPVWATTIVFSAVFAQMSTLFVVQGMVMDMSIGSFVIPPASMSTFDVISVIVWVLLYDNIVVPVARRFTGEERGFSDLQRMGIGLFISILAMVAAALVEIKRLDIAHAEGLVHEKVAIPLSIMWQAPQYSLIGAAEVFTYVGSLAFFYDQAPNTMRSLCSALSLLTTALGSYLSSLIVTAVTSLTTWGGNAGWIPDNLNEGHLDYYFWLLAGLSCLNLLMYAACAKRYKRIVPF is encoded by the exons AATGTAAATAACGGACCATACACTGGAGATGGATCTGTGGACATGCAAGGGAACCCCATACCAAAGGATGGCACAGGCAACTGGAAAGCTTGTCCTTTCATTCTAG CGAACGAGTGCTGCGAACGATTAGCCTACTATGGAATATCGACAAATCTTGTCACTTACCTGAAGAAAAAGTTTCATGAGGCGAATGTTTCTGCTGCAAGAAAGGTTACGACTTGGCAAGGAACCTGCTATATGACCCCATTAATTGGTGCAATTTTAGCTGATGCATACTGGGGAAGATACCGGACAATAGCAGTGTTTTCAACAATATATTTTATT GGATTGGCCACGTTGACCCTTTCAGCAACTGTTCCTGCTTTTAAGCCTCCACCCTGTGTAGGATCTGTTTGCCCAAAAGCAAGTGCGGTTCAGTATGCGATTCTGTTCATTGGACTCTACTCTATTGCACTGGGAACTGGTGGAATTAAACCTTGTGTTTCTTCATTTGGAGCTGATCAATTTGATGATACCGATGAAGATGAgcgaagaaggaagcaatctttcTTTGACTGGTTTTACTTATCTATTAGCATTGGAGCTCTCATATCCAGCAGCTTTTTAGTTTGGGTGCAAGACACATGTGGATGGGGCTGGGGCTTTGGAATTCCTACAGTGTTCCTGGGATTAGCCATATGTAGTTTTACCCTAGGCACCTCACTTTATAGATTCCAAAAACCAGGTGGAAACCctctttcaagaatgtgccaggtGATTGTTGCCTCTTTTCGCAAGCGGAAAGTAGATGTCCCTGATGACAGTTCTCTCCTGCATGAAGTACGGGGAGATGCCCCAGCAATTGAAGGAAATCGACAGCTGAAGCACACAGATGACCTTAA ATTCCTCGACAAGGCTGCTACAACGACAGATCTTGATGGGGAAAACGGTAACTCTATAAATCCATGGAGGTTGTGCACAGTCACTCAGGTGGAAGAATTGAAGATTCTTACGAGGATGTTCCCTGTTTGGGCAACCACCATAGTGTTCTCTGCAGTTTTTGCACAGATGTCTACTCTGTTCGTTGTACAAGGGATGGTTATGGACATGTCCATCGGCTCCTTCGTCATTCCACCTGCATCTATGTCAACCTTTGATGTCATCAGTGTCATTGTATGGGTGCTATTATATGATAATATTGTTGTTCCGGTGGCAAGGAGGTTCACAGGCGAGGAGAGAGGGTTTTCAGACTTGCAAAGGATGGGCATCGGCCTCTTCATATCTATACTAGCAATGGTAGCGGCTGCGCTGGTGGAGATCAAGCGACTGGACATAGCCCATGCTGAGGGTTTAGTGCACGAGAAAGTGGCCATACCATTGAGCATTATGTGGCAGGCACCTCAATATTCTTTGATCGGAGCAGCAGAAGTGTTCACATACGTCGGCTCGCTCGCATTTTTCTATGATCAGGCCCCTAATACCATGAGAAGTTTGTGCAGTGCATTATCACTTCTTACGACTGCGCTGGGAAGCTACTTGAGTTCCTTGATCGTGACTGCAGTGACATCGCTGACAACTTGGGGAGGGAACGCGGGATGGATTCCTGATAACTTGAACGAGGGGCACCTCGACTACTACTTCTGGCTTCTTGCGGGGCTGAGCTGTTTGAACCTTTTGATGTACGCAGCCTGTGCTAAGAGGTACAAGAGGATCGTTCCATTTTGA